In Leptodesmis sichuanensis A121, the following are encoded in one genomic region:
- a CDS encoding CocE/NonD family hydrolase, with protein MEFTMLKVQPKQTLSMVTRDRVRLDADVYRPEAEGPFPVLLMRQPYGRAIASTVVYAHPIWYAAHGYIVVIQDVRGRGTSEGDFKLFAHEILDGYDAVQWAANLPGSTGEVGMYGFSYQGMTQLYAAIAQPPALKTLCPAMIGYDLYQDWAYENRAFCLQANLGWAIQLAAETARLQGDAAAYQRLAAAAQDLPLGDAVPTRPSLLQQLAPDSFYHEWLDHPEPDEYWQQLSPKTYFQDVDLPMLHIGGWFDTFLRGTLHLYKEMADRSTYRQQLIVGPWAHLPWSRTVGALDFGPEANSPCDRLQIRWFDQFLKGIDTGLLTEPPIQLFEMGTNQWRSYPSWNTHKPLVFYLASTGLAAIDDRDGRLTQNAKCKMQNSSETIQHPTSNIQHPPDLLVHDPWRPVPARGGHAAYPSGPQERSTLDSRTDILTYTSEPLTEALHLAGEVQLHVTCTADTPSFDLHAVVSEVQPDGRVFNFTEGHIVVEAGASTNPLTLALQPTCISVQPGCAIRLSLSAACFPAYPVNAGTGSPVGKARLLDQQIITVTVHSQTGDRGSSLVFSQL; from the coding sequence ATGGAATTCACAATGTTGAAGGTGCAGCCGAAACAAACCCTGTCGATGGTGACTCGCGATCGCGTCCGCCTTGACGCAGATGTGTACCGCCCAGAGGCAGAGGGGCCATTTCCGGTCTTGCTGATGCGGCAACCGTATGGACGAGCGATCGCTTCCACTGTCGTCTATGCTCATCCCATCTGGTATGCAGCCCATGGATACATTGTGGTCATTCAGGATGTGCGAGGACGGGGCACATCTGAGGGTGACTTTAAACTCTTTGCCCATGAAATCCTCGATGGTTACGATGCCGTGCAATGGGCGGCCAACCTACCGGGCAGTACTGGCGAAGTGGGAATGTATGGCTTTTCCTACCAGGGCATGACTCAGTTGTATGCCGCGATCGCCCAACCCCCTGCCTTAAAAACCCTTTGTCCCGCCATGATTGGCTATGACCTGTATCAGGATTGGGCCTATGAAAATAGAGCGTTTTGCTTACAAGCGAATCTGGGATGGGCAATTCAACTGGCTGCCGAAACTGCCCGTTTACAAGGCGATGCTGCTGCTTATCAAAGGCTGGCTGCTGCTGCACAAGATTTGCCTCTAGGAGACGCAGTGCCAACCCGCCCCAGTCTGCTTCAGCAACTCGCACCCGATTCCTTCTATCACGAGTGGCTAGATCATCCTGAACCCGATGAGTATTGGCAACAGCTATCCCCCAAAACTTACTTCCAAGACGTTGATCTCCCAATGCTGCATATTGGCGGCTGGTTCGATACCTTCCTGCGTGGCACCTTGCATTTATACAAAGAGATGGCCGATCGCAGCACCTACCGTCAGCAACTGATCGTCGGCCCCTGGGCACACCTTCCCTGGAGCCGCACAGTCGGTGCATTGGACTTTGGCCCAGAGGCAAACAGTCCCTGCGATCGTCTGCAAATTCGCTGGTTCGATCAGTTCTTAAAGGGCATCGACACCGGACTTCTGACTGAACCGCCCATCCAACTCTTTGAAATGGGCACTAACCAGTGGCGCTCCTACCCTTCCTGGAACACCCACAAACCCCTTGTTTTCTACCTTGCCAGCACGGGACTGGCGGCGATCGACGATCGAGACGGACGATTAACTCAAAATGCAAAATGCAAAATGCAAAATTCCTCAGAGACAATCCAACATCCAACATCCAACATCCAACATCCCCCCGATCTCCTCGTCCACGATCCCTGGCGACCTGTTCCCGCCCGCGGAGGCCATGCCGCTTACCCCTCCGGTCCCCAGGAGCGATCGACCCTGGATAGCCGTACGGATATTCTGACTTATACCTCTGAACCTTTGACAGAAGCCTTACACCTAGCGGGGGAAGTGCAACTTCATGTGACTTGTACAGCCGATACTCCCAGCTTTGACCTGCACGCTGTTGTGTCTGAGGTTCAACCTGATGGTAGAGTGTTTAATTTTACCGAGGGTCATATCGTGGTAGAAGCGGGTGCATCGACCAACCCTCTTACCCTGGCCCTGCAACCTACCTGTATTAGTGTGCAGCCGGGCTGTGCAATTCGCCTCAGTCTCAGTGCCGCCTGTTTTCCAGCTTATCCAGTGAATGCGGGGACAGGATCCCCAGTAGGCAAAGCTCGCCTGCTAGATCAGCAAATTATTACTGTAACCGTGCATTCGCAAACAGGCGATCGTGGCTCCTCTCTCGTATTCAGCCAGCTCTAA
- a CDS encoding ABC transporter ATP-binding protein: MLAVSWGEQLACCSECCPSFTTIPSMAQLELIHLNKTFSPKVVPVKDISLTVEDGEFLSLLGPSGCGKSTILRMIAGLELPTQGRVVIGGRDVTQMQPGDRNIAMVFQSYALYPHMTVYQNLSAGLRLKKVPKAEIDKRVREVAQILELNELMQRKPGQLSGGQRQRVAVGRALVRDSDVFLLDEPLSNLDALLRENVRAELKQIFEAQQAPVVYVTHDQTEAMTLSTKVAVLNDGYLQQLDSPDRIYNHPANQFVAGFVGSPQMNLLTLPCRDRHAWLGNFQIPLPHLPTIPSEVVLGIRPEHIRLAQPGDQPTIQGRVFLVENLGMYKLVSIQVANSQGSPVTVRTLLSPNEDWSNRELTLAIPEEVTHWFDPVSGNTLKP; the protein is encoded by the coding sequence GTGCTTGCAGTAAGCTGGGGAGAACAGCTTGCCTGTTGCAGTGAGTGTTGTCCATCCTTTACGACGATCCCATCTATGGCCCAGCTTGAACTAATTCATCTCAACAAAACTTTCAGCCCCAAAGTCGTTCCTGTGAAGGATATTAGCCTGACGGTTGAGGATGGAGAGTTTTTAAGTCTGCTGGGGCCATCCGGCTGCGGCAAGTCTACTATTTTACGAATGATTGCGGGATTGGAACTGCCCACCCAGGGACGAGTCGTGATTGGTGGACGAGATGTAACTCAAATGCAACCGGGCGATCGCAATATTGCGATGGTTTTTCAAAGTTATGCGCTGTATCCCCACATGACGGTTTACCAAAATTTAAGTGCAGGCTTGCGCCTGAAGAAAGTTCCCAAAGCCGAGATTGACAAGCGAGTGCGGGAAGTTGCCCAGATTCTGGAACTGAATGAACTTATGCAACGCAAACCGGGCCAACTATCGGGGGGACAGCGACAACGGGTCGCAGTCGGACGAGCATTAGTGCGGGATTCGGATGTATTTTTGCTGGATGAACCCCTGAGTAACTTGGATGCTTTACTGCGGGAAAATGTGCGGGCTGAACTGAAACAAATTTTTGAGGCCCAGCAGGCTCCCGTAGTATATGTCACCCATGACCAGACAGAGGCAATGACCCTATCAACCAAAGTAGCTGTTCTGAATGATGGCTATTTACAGCAATTGGATTCCCCCGATCGCATTTACAACCATCCGGCGAACCAATTTGTTGCCGGGTTTGTTGGCAGTCCCCAAATGAACTTACTGACTCTGCCCTGTCGCGATCGCCATGCCTGGCTGGGAAATTTTCAGATTCCGCTACCCCATTTGCCAACTATTCCATCTGAGGTCGTTCTGGGCATTCGTCCAGAGCATATCCGATTAGCACAACCGGGCGATCAACCAACGATTCAGGGCCGGGTATTTCTGGTAGAAAACCTGGGGATGTACAAGTTAGTCAGCATTCAGGTCGCCAATTCTCAAGGTAGTCCTGTTACAGTCAGAACCTTGCTATCTCCTAATGAAGACTGGTCAAATCGGGAGTTAACCCTGGCCATTCCAGAAGAGGTCACTCACTGGTTTGATCCCGTTTCAGGAAATACATTGAAACCATGA
- a CDS encoding phage holin family protein, which produces MIGFFFTTLATALSLLVVDLVVPGVDLATFPAAMIAAVAIGLVNSSVRPILSVLSMPLNFLSLGLFSLVVNGICFWLAAVLVPGFSVHGLLAIILGPVTLSFVNTLLSRYFAEKHPQLNIKTEA; this is translated from the coding sequence ATGATTGGTTTCTTTTTTACCACGCTAGCGACGGCTCTCAGTTTGTTGGTTGTGGATCTGGTTGTTCCAGGGGTGGATCTGGCCACCTTCCCTGCCGCAATGATTGCAGCCGTAGCGATCGGACTCGTCAATTCATCCGTCAGACCAATACTATCGGTATTGTCTATGCCATTAAACTTTTTGAGTCTGGGATTATTCTCGCTCGTAGTTAATGGAATTTGTTTCTGGTTAGCGGCTGTCTTGGTTCCTGGTTTTAGTGTTCATGGATTACTGGCGATCATCTTAGGGCCAGTTACCCTGTCATTCGTGAATACTTTATTGAGTCGCTACTTTGCCGAGAAGCATCCACAACTTAATATCAAAACTGAGGCTTAG
- a CDS encoding tetratricopeptide repeat protein — translation MQSPFSSSPQPINSAEALKAAIAYHQAGHLDQAEQLYRQILAQQPQQVDALSLMGVIACQRDKLEEGMALYRQALALQPNHRQARENLNLALWKLGKKQIDEAIANLNWIVNFEPRNEQAQKALANIYQEQGMLEQALHHYQQALAANPTSADVLNRIGVVLQYQGKPNLAAHFHRQALIHQPHNVDALISLAKAVLDQGKVDDGLAHINQALSINPTHPIARYNRALILLQKGDFQQGFPEYEWRLKTADFPPCPFKQPVWDGSNFSGKTLLLHAEQGLGDTIQFIRYVPLVTERGGRVILTCHQPLMRLFSSLPGIDQFIPLGMPLPAFDTYAPLLSLPGILGTTLDTVPHQVPYLRPPRVNLELPTLAATSPAAFSGSSDSKQPKSTIQNPKLKVGLVWSGGNLYKHNQTRSFSLQEFHSLLDVPEVSFYSLQKGIPQLEIAELGWQSRLIDLSEQLQDMADTADAIAQLDLVITVDTSVAHLAGALATPVWVLLAHVADWRWLLNRQDSPWYPTMRLFRQSHPGDWQGVMQRVVEALKEARDKS, via the coding sequence GTGCAAAGCCCATTTTCCTCCTCTCCCCAACCGATTAACAGTGCAGAAGCTCTGAAGGCCGCGATCGCTTACCATCAAGCCGGGCACCTCGACCAGGCCGAGCAGCTTTACCGACAAATTCTGGCGCAGCAGCCTCAGCAGGTGGATGCTTTGTCCCTCATGGGGGTGATTGCCTGTCAACGCGACAAGTTAGAGGAGGGAATGGCACTCTACCGACAGGCACTGGCTTTGCAGCCCAACCATCGGCAAGCGCGGGAAAATTTGAACCTGGCTCTGTGGAAACTAGGAAAAAAGCAGATTGATGAGGCGATCGCTAATCTCAACTGGATCGTCAACTTTGAACCCAGAAACGAACAGGCCCAGAAAGCCCTGGCCAACATTTATCAAGAACAGGGAATGCTGGAGCAGGCACTCCACCACTATCAACAGGCACTGGCTGCTAATCCCACCAGTGCTGATGTGCTGAATCGGATTGGAGTCGTATTGCAATACCAGGGAAAACCTAACCTGGCGGCTCATTTTCATCGGCAAGCCTTGATCCACCAACCCCATAACGTTGATGCGCTCATCAGTCTAGCGAAAGCTGTCCTGGATCAGGGTAAGGTCGATGACGGTCTGGCCCATATCAATCAAGCCCTGAGCATTAATCCCACCCATCCCATTGCCCGTTATAACCGGGCCTTGATCCTGCTTCAGAAGGGCGACTTTCAGCAGGGCTTTCCGGAGTATGAATGGCGGTTAAAAACGGCAGATTTTCCACCCTGTCCATTTAAGCAGCCCGTCTGGGATGGCTCTAATTTTTCTGGAAAAACCTTGCTTCTCCATGCCGAACAAGGGTTAGGAGACACCATCCAATTCATCCGCTATGTTCCCCTGGTCACTGAGCGAGGTGGACGGGTCATTCTGACCTGCCATCAGCCTTTGATGCGCCTGTTTTCCAGTCTGCCGGGAATTGATCAATTTATTCCCTTAGGGATGCCACTGCCAGCGTTTGATACCTATGCTCCGCTACTCAGCCTACCCGGAATTCTGGGAACCACCCTCGACACTGTTCCCCATCAAGTTCCCTATCTACGGCCACCCAGAGTGAATTTAGAACTGCCAACTCTGGCTGCGACATCACCTGCTGCATTTAGCGGCTCCAGCGACAGCAAACAGCCAAAATCCACAATCCAAAATCCAAAATTAAAAGTCGGCCTGGTCTGGTCAGGGGGCAATCTCTACAAACACAATCAAACCCGTTCCTTTTCTCTACAGGAATTTCACTCCCTCCTGGACGTTCCTGAAGTCAGCTTTTACAGCTTGCAAAAGGGCATTCCTCAACTGGAAATTGCAGAGTTGGGCTGGCAATCTCGCCTTATCGATCTGAGTGAGCAGTTGCAGGATATGGCAGACACAGCAGATGCGATCGCCCAGCTCGACCTGGTAATTACTGTAGATACATCAGTCGCCCATCTGGCAGGTGCTCTGGCTACTCCCGTCTGGGTTTTACTCGCTCATGTGGCTGACTGGCGCTGGTTGCTCAACCGGCAAGACAGTCCCTGGTATCCCACCATGCGACTATTTCGTCAAAGCCATCCTGGAGACTGGCAGGGTGTCATGCAGCGAGTGGTTGAAGCCCTGAAAGAAGCTAGAGACAAGAGTTGA
- a CDS encoding NupC/NupG family nucleoside CNT transporter: MSILNLISLLGIFGLCFIAWLFSENRSLRVFPWRLTIMGILLQLVFGAAIFLFPPTREALQVFSDLLNVIFDAADYGANFVFGRNIVPLPDKPADVNLGYIFAFRALPTVIFFSGLMALLYNLGIIQVITNVFAKIFYSVMRLSGAEALSGAANIFVGIEAAIVVKPFLADMTRSELCAILACCFGTAASSTLAIYVSFLKPVFPNILGHLISASIMAIPACFVVAKILVPETQVPLTLGGLPKEKKASRLRTVTSKRQLLEDAKQLPMVEVPVTTEDEELTEVLRREARVEAQERGETESVPQVEPEGPQETVAGEPIERVSPLDAAIVGALDGVKMAVSIAAVLILILGLVYLFNQIFVGLALLPSPIGNIFKVVTLSNILGFLFLPLTFLTGVSLNPQELWESSVIIGRRLFETAIPPYQALAQAAALPVGQRVITDRAVLIISYALSGFAHLASVGIFVGGTIALIPSRRKDISELGWKALFAGTLATLMIAAVSGVYYTPGNASILGVQQTPTSSVSPASTATRFPAASTRSPAVALSSTER; encoded by the coding sequence ATGTCCATTCTTAACCTGATCTCGCTACTTGGCATTTTTGGTCTTTGTTTCATTGCCTGGTTGTTTTCCGAGAATCGCAGTTTGAGAGTGTTTCCCTGGCGCCTCACGATCATGGGAATTTTGCTGCAGCTCGTGTTTGGGGCTGCAATTTTTCTATTTCCACCCACACGAGAGGCTTTACAGGTTTTCAGTGATCTCCTGAATGTCATCTTTGATGCGGCAGATTATGGTGCAAACTTTGTCTTTGGTCGCAATATTGTGCCGCTGCCCGATAAACCTGCTGATGTTAATCTGGGCTACATTTTTGCGTTCCGGGCACTCCCAACGGTGATCTTTTTCTCAGGTCTAATGGCATTGCTTTACAACCTGGGGATTATTCAGGTGATTACGAATGTATTTGCCAAGATTTTTTACTCGGTGATGCGGTTGAGTGGGGCTGAAGCCTTAAGTGGAGCGGCCAATATTTTTGTGGGGATTGAAGCGGCGATCGTGGTCAAGCCTTTCCTGGCAGACATGACTCGCAGTGAACTGTGTGCCATCCTGGCCTGTTGCTTTGGTACAGCCGCTTCTTCCACCCTGGCAATTTATGTCAGCTTTCTCAAACCTGTATTTCCCAATATTCTGGGACACTTAATATCGGCCTCGATCATGGCAATTCCGGCTTGCTTTGTAGTCGCCAAAATTTTGGTGCCAGAAACTCAGGTGCCGCTGACGCTAGGAGGATTGCCTAAGGAAAAAAAAGCATCCCGCCTGAGGACGGTGACTAGCAAACGGCAATTGCTCGAGGATGCAAAGCAGTTACCGATGGTAGAAGTGCCTGTCACCACGGAGGATGAAGAACTAACTGAAGTGCTGAGAAGAGAGGCTAGGGTAGAAGCTCAGGAGCGAGGAGAAACAGAATCAGTTCCCCAGGTAGAGCCTGAAGGGCCGCAGGAAACAGTCGCAGGTGAGCCGATCGAGCGGGTTAGCCCATTAGATGCCGCGATCGTAGGAGCACTGGATGGGGTAAAAATGGCAGTCTCGATCGCGGCTGTGCTGATCTTGATCCTGGGATTGGTGTATCTGTTCAACCAGATTTTTGTGGGGTTAGCGCTGTTGCCCAGTCCGATCGGCAATATTTTCAAGGTCGTCACTCTGTCGAATATTCTGGGATTTCTATTTTTGCCCCTGACTTTCCTGACGGGAGTATCCCTGAATCCGCAGGAATTGTGGGAGTCCTCTGTGATTATTGGTCGTCGTCTGTTTGAAACGGCAATTCCGCCCTATCAAGCTCTGGCCCAGGCAGCGGCATTACCCGTGGGGCAACGAGTGATCACCGATCGGGCTGTGCTGATTATCAGCTATGCGCTTTCTGGTTTTGCCCATCTTGCATCGGTTGGTATCTTTGTCGGTGGCACGATCGCCTTAATTCCCTCCCGTCGCAAAGACATTTCCGAATTGGGCTGGAAGGCTTTATTTGCGGGTACTCTAGCCACCCTGATGATTGCGGCTGTATCAGGTGTTTACTATACACCGGGCAATGCCAGCATTTTAGGAGTTCAGCAAACTCCTACTTCCTCCGTCAGTCCGGCTTCAACCGCAACCCGGTTTCCTGCTGCTTCCACCCGATCTCCAGCAGTGGCTCTTTCTTCCACAGAACGATAG
- a CDS encoding serine/threonine protein kinase has product MATDSNIGRLLNGRYHLVELVGKGAMGRVYRAEDVVLGSVIAVKFLSHTLLNSKMRDRFNSEARTCAQLAQKSIHIVRVTDFGVDENEVPFYVMEYLQGQSLNEMISRQLLPLPKFLSLARQICLGLQCAHEGILVEKQLCPIIHRDIKPSNILVTPNPMLGDLVKILDFGIAKLLQEDSGQTSSFMGTLPYSSPEQMEGQDLDPRSDIYSLGILMFEMLTGKMPLQAETHSFGGWYKAHHYLPPRTFQSVNPSLRLPKALEVLVMACLEKKAANRPQSIAEILKALVPLEERYTASRQVGSRIGEALAKKSPVKNPATQSTLLTEEICQLATWPKDKPVAQIVFPQVLNRGKEAMAAIWVMLPQQEIRSLQVNRLYNRIYRNFLCSMSPHPMILWLTAIYNRFHSQNNGPRWLRCYLDLKTSQGREMIRLLGETGEYRILLFALESPEQCAHAINVTIHPSQCSLLKQWAITSQSSITVGQATTSKTLLQAEFEKLKPKVVEELESSSNTSVW; this is encoded by the coding sequence ATGGCAACAGACTCAAACATCGGTCGTTTACTCAATGGGCGCTACCACCTGGTTGAACTGGTGGGTAAAGGGGCTATGGGACGGGTCTACCGGGCCGAGGATGTTGTGTTGGGCAGTGTGATTGCGGTCAAATTCCTGTCCCATACCTTGCTGAACTCCAAGATGCGCGATCGCTTCAACAGTGAAGCCCGCACCTGTGCCCAGCTAGCCCAAAAAAGTATCCATATCGTGCGAGTGACGGACTTTGGCGTGGACGAAAACGAGGTGCCATTCTACGTCATGGAGTACCTGCAAGGGCAAAGTCTAAATGAGATGATCAGTCGGCAGTTATTGCCTCTGCCCAAGTTTCTTAGTCTGGCTCGGCAAATCTGCTTAGGACTCCAGTGCGCCCATGAAGGCATTCTGGTAGAGAAGCAACTCTGTCCCATCATCCACCGGGACATCAAACCCAGCAACATTCTGGTGACACCCAACCCGATGCTGGGCGATCTGGTGAAAATTCTAGACTTCGGCATTGCCAAACTGTTGCAGGAAGATTCAGGTCAGACCAGTTCCTTTATGGGTACTCTCCCCTATTCTTCGCCCGAGCAAATGGAGGGTCAGGATCTGGATCCCCGTTCAGATATCTACAGTCTGGGGATCTTGATGTTTGAAATGCTGACAGGCAAGATGCCATTGCAGGCTGAAACTCACTCGTTTGGTGGTTGGTATAAGGCCCATCATTATCTGCCTCCCCGCACCTTTCAATCGGTAAACCCCAGCTTGAGATTGCCGAAAGCGCTGGAAGTGCTGGTTATGGCCTGTCTGGAGAAAAAGGCAGCCAATCGGCCTCAGTCGATCGCGGAAATTTTGAAAGCTCTGGTGCCCCTGGAAGAGCGCTATACTGCCAGCCGTCAGGTCGGTAGCCGGATTGGGGAAGCATTAGCCAAGAAGTCTCCGGTCAAGAATCCTGCTACCCAATCAACCCTTTTGACAGAAGAAATCTGTCAACTGGCGACCTGGCCCAAGGATAAACCCGTTGCTCAAATCGTTTTTCCGCAGGTGTTGAACCGGGGTAAGGAAGCGATGGCCGCCATCTGGGTAATGCTACCTCAACAGGAAATCCGTAGCCTTCAGGTAAATCGCCTCTACAATCGAATTTATCGAAATTTCCTATGTTCCATGTCTCCGCATCCCATGATCCTCTGGCTGACTGCTATTTATAATCGCTTTCACAGTCAGAACAATGGGCCTCGCTGGTTACGCTGTTATCTAGATCTCAAAACTTCCCAGGGACGAGAAATGATCCGGCTGTTGGGGGAAACAGGCGAGTATCGCATCCTCCTCTTTGCTCTGGAGTCTCCCGAACAGTGTGCTCACGCGATTAACGTCACTATCCATCCCTCCCAATGTTCCCTCCTCAAACAGTGGGCTATCACGAGCCAATCTTCTATTACTGTCGGTCAAGCCACGACCTCCAAAACGTTGTTGCAGGCAGAATTTGAGAAATTGAAACCCAAGGTTGTAGAAGAACTGGAAAGCTCCTCGAACACGTCGGTCTGGTGA
- a CDS encoding glycosyltransferase family 4 protein, producing MRITFVLPTPDMGGGMRVIALYASLLQKRGHEVYLVAVPPAQPSLQERIKSFLKQEQLLTDEIQLGHFERLGLTCHVLERYRPVTDADVPDADVVIATWWETAEWVMKLSRSKGAKVYYIQHYEMFDYLPRRRVEATYQMPLHKITVANWIRDTLMLRFGDRDISLVVPSVDTQQFFAPKRDKQAVPTVGMMYGHTSWKGCDIAFKALELAAQRIPDLRLVAFGFGQSLELPFLSQLHYDPWPEQHQLRDYYSACDAWLFPSRYEAVGLPILEAMACRTPVIGTPAGIAPEMLSDGAGILVKPEDPEDMARAIEQIHHFSNSTWQVMSDVAYNKVTGYTWNDATSHFEAALHQAIERQSPKRRRLISLSFSR from the coding sequence ATGCGGATTACCTTCGTTCTTCCTACACCTGATATGGGTGGCGGAATGCGTGTAATTGCACTGTATGCCAGCTTATTACAGAAACGCGGTCATGAAGTTTATTTAGTTGCTGTACCTCCTGCCCAGCCCAGTCTTCAGGAACGCATTAAATCGTTCCTGAAGCAAGAACAACTGCTTACTGACGAAATCCAGTTAGGTCATTTTGAGCGATTAGGTCTTACCTGTCATGTACTGGAACGTTACCGCCCAGTGACAGATGCTGATGTGCCAGATGCAGATGTTGTCATTGCCACCTGGTGGGAAACGGCAGAGTGGGTGATGAAACTGTCTCGATCGAAAGGGGCAAAAGTCTATTACATCCAACACTATGAGATGTTCGATTATTTACCCCGCAGGAGAGTAGAAGCAACTTATCAAATGCCATTGCATAAGATCACCGTTGCGAACTGGATCCGCGATACTCTCATGCTTCGGTTTGGCGATCGGGATATCTCTCTCGTAGTTCCCAGCGTGGACACTCAACAATTTTTTGCTCCTAAACGGGATAAGCAAGCTGTCCCCACCGTTGGCATGATGTATGGGCACACGTCCTGGAAGGGGTGCGATATTGCTTTTAAGGCACTGGAACTAGCAGCCCAACGCATTCCTGACTTGCGTCTGGTCGCCTTCGGGTTTGGTCAATCTCTGGAACTTCCCTTTCTATCTCAGTTGCACTACGACCCCTGGCCAGAACAACATCAACTGCGAGACTATTACTCAGCTTGTGATGCCTGGTTGTTTCCTAGCCGTTATGAAGCCGTCGGTCTCCCTATCTTAGAAGCCATGGCCTGCCGCACTCCGGTGATTGGCACCCCAGCGGGAATTGCCCCGGAAATGTTAAGCGATGGGGCTGGAATTTTAGTAAAACCAGAAGATCCAGAGGATATGGCCCGGGCGATCGAGCAGATTCACCACTTTTCCAATTCAACCTGGCAAGTGATGTCGGATGTGGCCTACAACAAAGTGACTGGTTACACCTGGAATGATGCCACTAGCCATTTTGAAGCTGCTCTGCACCAGGCAATAGAACGCCAATCTCCCAAGCGCCGCCGCCTGATCAGCCTATCGTTCAGTCGGTAG
- a CDS encoding lipase family protein, which translates to MPIDYSRAVKYAVFCQKVYENFSTVQFDGITETPILISDPKTDTQCAILPEGTAATIVFRGSESSEDWETDFNTALERAQFDQKVIRELIVGPQEKTYPYAGSSSSGALMHTGFVTAYFAVRDQIHHYIQNSAVSTVVATGHSLGGALATLCAVDIQYNFSDKVTIEAFTYGAPKVGNDGFRDSYNQRVPNSYRVVHGMDIVPELPRWWQGYRAVDKEFRIGQRFSINFITQRFKDHAIDRYIAVLMQLAK; encoded by the coding sequence ATGCCAATTGATTATTCAAGAGCTGTAAAATACGCTGTTTTTTGCCAAAAGGTTTATGAAAATTTTAGTACTGTTCAGTTTGATGGCATAACAGAAACCCCCATTCTGATTAGCGATCCAAAAACCGATACGCAATGCGCGATTCTGCCAGAGGGAACAGCGGCTACGATCGTATTTCGGGGTAGCGAGTCTTCTGAAGACTGGGAAACTGATTTTAATACAGCGTTGGAACGTGCCCAATTTGACCAGAAGGTGATCCGTGAATTGATCGTTGGCCCCCAAGAAAAAACCTATCCCTATGCTGGCTCCAGTAGTTCGGGAGCCTTAATGCACACGGGGTTTGTGACCGCTTACTTTGCGGTAAGAGACCAGATTCATCATTACATTCAAAATAGTGCAGTTTCGACTGTGGTTGCCACGGGGCATAGTTTAGGGGGAGCCCTGGCTACCCTCTGTGCGGTTGATATTCAGTACAATTTTTCCGATAAAGTAACCATCGAAGCCTTTACCTACGGTGCGCCGAAAGTAGGGAATGATGGCTTCCGTGATTCTTATAATCAACGGGTTCCCAACAGCTACCGGGTTGTTCACGGGATGGATATCGTACCGGAGTTGCCAAGATGGTGGCAGGGCTACCGGGCTGTGGACAAAGAATTCCGGATTGGACAGCGGTTCAGCATCAACTTCATCACCCAACGGTTTAAGGATCACGCGATCGATCGCTATATTGCAGTCCTCATGCAATTAGCAAAATAA
- a CDS encoding DUF3146 family protein, giving the protein MASNRLPQTTAYVRITRQCWQQGKIEGEVRANQFEWQFEWCFRQGELLVQPSLGRALIKEPLGRFLEQRDYQLEPGGDYSFTIRGEV; this is encoded by the coding sequence GTGGCTTCTAACCGCTTACCTCAAACTACCGCCTATGTTCGGATTACTCGCCAATGCTGGCAGCAGGGCAAGATTGAAGGTGAGGTGCGGGCTAATCAGTTTGAGTGGCAATTTGAGTGGTGCTTCCGGCAAGGAGAATTGCTCGTCCAACCCTCTCTGGGGCGTGCCCTGATTAAAGAACCTTTGGGACGGTTTCTGGAACAACGGGACTATCAGTTGGAACCTGGGGGAGATTACTCGTTTACCATTCGGGGAGAAGTATAG
- a CDS encoding tetratricopeptide repeat protein — translation MMNPLDQTSNTPEFWDGQGCAFCETERFEDAIAAFDQAIALDPRYCKAWNNRGNALCGLRRYSEALAAYEKAIALRPDYHQAWFNRGLLFVEMMAYGSAVESFDRAISIHPDPRYIHAKESIWLNRKLMTV, via the coding sequence ATGATGAATCCTCTTGATCAAACTTCCAACACACCAGAATTTTGGGATGGGCAGGGATGTGCCTTTTGTGAAACAGAACGATTTGAAGATGCGATCGCTGCTTTTGACCAGGCGATCGCGTTGGATCCGCGTTACTGCAAAGCCTGGAATAATCGGGGTAATGCACTGTGCGGACTCAGGCGATATTCGGAAGCCTTAGCTGCCTATGAAAAAGCCATTGCTCTCCGACCGGACTACCATCAAGCCTGGTTTAACCGAGGTCTGCTGTTTGTTGAAATGATGGCTTACGGCAGTGCTGTCGAGTCCTTTGATCGAGCGATCTCCATTCATCCCGATCCCCGTTATATTCACGCGAAAGAGTCAATCTGGTTAAATCGGAAGTTGATGACAGTTTGA